In Mytilus edulis chromosome 4, xbMytEdul2.2, whole genome shotgun sequence, the following proteins share a genomic window:
- the LOC139518471 gene encoding cysteinyl leukotriene receptor 2-like, with protein MESNCSEHIVYGIKKNPAYYRFPLVQTNFSLNSDCNCENNFWIYSEYNAAIYLWKIVPPILLLLGTVGNVLSILVLRRPTIRKSVCSMYLVMLAIIDLLVLYTGILRQWILNTFDFDIRATSSAACKIHIWILYSSMDYSAWILIAVTIERVLLLWFPNKMQCVCTKKVAMLVLISIASFLLLVNSHILYGYELSTGKTANHCHYVSKSYLQFWISSWPSIDLVIFCIIPGSFLVVGNILIFVKVLISRRTINRQVSTYSTSSQQRRDSKFSSMTAMLIAVNCVFLVCNIPSRAFMIENTSWSFDTCGHNYAKMSLLWCIFNLLMYVNNSVNFLLYIISGSRFRNEIKEIFKRRKQNHIAAALIPNRPLAIKIRNSSDIYTITQNVSSEKMLDSKC; from the coding sequence ATGGAAAGCAACTGTTCTGAACACATTGTTtatggcataaaaaaaaatcctgcatATTATAGATTTCCTCTTGTACAAACTAATTTCAGCTTGAATTCAGATTGCAACTGCGAAAACAATTTTTGGATATATTCTGAATACAATGCTGCAATTTATCTTTGGAAAATTGTTCCTCCGATTCTATTGCTTCTAGGAACTGTTGGAAATGTGTTGTCAATTCTGGTATTACGTCGACCAACTATTAGGAAATCTGTGTGTAGCATGTATTTAGTTATGTTGGCCATAATCGATTTATTGGTTTTATATACAGGCATACTGCGACAGTGGATTCTGAACACATTTGATTTCGATATACGCGCTACAAGTTCTGCAGCATGCAAAATACATATATGGATATTATATTCATCTATGGACTATTCAGCATGGATTCTTATTGCCGTGACTATTGAACGTGTTCTGCTGCTATGGTTTCCAAATAAAATGCAATGTGTTTGCACGAAGAAAGTGGCTATGTTGGTTCTAATCAGTATTGCGTCATTCCTACTTTTAGTTAACAGTCACATTCTTTATGGTTATGAATTATCGACTGGCAAAACTGCAAACCATTGTCATTATGTTTCAAAATCATATTTACAGTTTTGGATATCTTCGTGGCCATCTATCGACCTTGTAATATTTTGCATAATACCAGGTAGTTTTTTGGTTGTTGGAAACATTCttatatttgtaaaagttttaatcTCTAGAAGAACAATCAATCGTCAAGTCTCTACGTACAGTACCTCATCCCAGCAGCGAAGAGATTCGAAATTTTCATCAATGACCGCTATGCTTATAGCGGTTAACTGTGTCTTCCTTGTGTGTAACATTCCTAGCCGAGCTTTTATGATTGAAAATACTTCATGGAGTTTTGATACATGTGGCCATAACTATGCTAAAATGTCATTACTATGGTGTATCTTTAATTTATTGATGTATGTTAATAATAGTGTCAActttttattgtatattattaGCGGAAGTAGATTTCGgaatgaaattaaagaaattttcAAACGGAGAAAACAAAACCATATAGCAGCGGCACTCATACCAAATAGACCATTGGCAATTAAAATACGGAACTCTTCagatatatatacaataacacAAAATGTATCATCAGAAAAAATGCTCGACTCAAAATGTTAG